One region of Vigna angularis cultivar LongXiaoDou No.4 chromosome 10, ASM1680809v1, whole genome shotgun sequence genomic DNA includes:
- the LOC108335631 gene encoding serine/threonine-protein kinase SRK2E, with translation MDRPATGIGLDTPIMHDSDRYDFVRDIGSGNFGVARLMRDKQTQELVAVKYIERGEKIDQNVKREIINHRSLRHPNIIGFKEVILTPTHLAIVMEFASGGELFARICNAGRFTEDEARFFFQQLISGVSHCHAMEVCHRDLKLENTLLDGSPALHLKICDFGYSKSSMLHSQPNSTVGTPAYIAPEVLLKKEYDGKIADVWSCGVTLYVMLVGSYPFEDPTDPRNSWKTIQRVLGVQYSIPDDTQISPECGHLISRIFVFDPAERITIPEILKNEWFLKNLPPYLTDENIMGKQFVESDQPMQSIDTIMQIISEATVPAAGTYSLDQFLTDDIIDDDTDESDSDFEQYVDSSGEIVYAM, from the exons ATGGATCGGCCGGCGACCGGAATTGGATTGGACACGCCGATCATGCACGATAGCGACCGTTACGATTTCGTTCGCGATATTGGGTCTGGGAATTTCGGCGTTGCTAGACTTATGAGGGACAAGCAAACGCAAGAGCTTGTTGCCGTCAAGTATATAGAACGCGGAGAAAAG ATTGATCAAAAtgttaaaagagaaataattaaTCACAGGTCTCTAAGGCATCCTAACATTATTGGGTTTAAGGAG GTCATTTTAACACCTACCCATCTTGCCATTGTAATGGAATTTGCATCTGGAGGAGAATTATTTGCCCGAATCTGCAATGCAGGGCGTTTTACTGAGGATGAG GCTCGTTTCTTCTTTCAACAACTCATATCTGGTGTCAGCCACTGTCATGCAATG GAAGTGTGTCACCGGGACTTGAAGTTGGAAAACACTTTGTTGGATGGAAGCCCAGCACTCCATTTGAAGATATGTGATTTTGGATATTCCAAG TCTTCAATGCTTCATTCACAACCTAACTCAACCGTGGGAACCCCAGCATATATTGCTCCAGAAGTATTGCTGAAGAAAGAGTATGATGGCAAG ATTGCGGATGTATGGTCATGTGGAGTAACCTTATATGTGATGCTAGTGGGATCATATCCTTTTGAAGATCCTACAGATCCAAGGAATTCCTGGAAGACAATTCAG AGGGTTCTTGGTGTCCAGTATTCTATTCCAGATGATACACAAATATCTCCAGAATGTGGCCACCTTATCTCAAGGATATTTGTTTTTGACCCTGCAGag AGAATCACTATTCCTGAAATATTGAAAAATGAATGGTTTCTGAAAAATCTCCCTCCTTACTTGACGGATGAAAATATCATGGGTAAGCAATTTGTAGAGTCAGATCAGCCTATGCAGAGCATTGATACAATTATGCAGATAATTTCAGAAGCTACCGTACCAGCCGCAGGGACCTATTCTTTAGACCAGTTTTTGACTGATGATATAATAGATGATGACACGGACGAATCAGACTCTGACTTCGAGCAATATGTAGATAGCAGTGGGGAGATAGTGTATGCCATGTAA